The following proteins are encoded in a genomic region of Bufo bufo chromosome 11, aBufBuf1.1, whole genome shotgun sequence:
- the LOC120982370 gene encoding GSK3B-interacting protein, with amino-acid sequence MRSGTNESDSGAILYIGSDVMGNGSHYRKCPELYAVDRTEQKMEVDYNPVELPINTVYDSDSDLEGTDVKDMRLEAEAVVNDVLFAVTNMFVSKTLPCAVDVAYINVEIKEGAKYCLELTDAGLRVVGFAFDQVDESCRSQYHETIYSLLDSLSPAYREAFGNALLRRLEELKSDGQS; translated from the exons ATGCGGAGTGGAACCAATGAGTCTGATAGTGGAGCCATTCTGT aTATAGGAAGTGACGTCATGGGTAACGGATCACATTACAGGAAGTGCCCTGAATTGTACGCAGTTGACAGAACTGAGCAG AAAATGGAAGTAGACTATAATCCTGTGGAGCTGCCGATCAACACCGTCTATGACAGTGATTCcgatctggaggggacagacgtgAAGGACATGAGGCTGGAAGCCGAAGCCGTGGTAAATGACGTCCTGTTCGCCGTCACCAACATGTTTGTCTCCAAGACTTTACCGTGCGCTGTGGACGTGGCCTACATCAACGTGGAGATAAAGGAGGGCGCCAAGTACTGCCTGGAGCTCACCGACGCCGGCCTGAGG GTGGTGGGCTTCGCGTTTGACCAGGTTGATGAAAGCTGTCGCAGCCAGTACCATGAGACCATCTACTCCTTGCTGGACTCTCTCAGTCCTGCCTACCGGGAGGCATTTGGGAACGCGCTGCTGCGGAGGCTGGAGGAGCTGAAAAGCGATGGACAGTCCTGA